The following proteins are encoded in a genomic region of Sebastes fasciatus isolate fSebFas1 chromosome 14, fSebFas1.pri, whole genome shotgun sequence:
- the tbc1d4 gene encoding TBC1 domain family member 4 isoform X4: protein MYQLSRLLHDYHRELYNHLEEHEISPSLYAAPWFLTLYASQFPLNFVSRVFDFVFVQGTGVIFKVALCLLSSREGEIVECDSFESIVDYLKTTLPALNQTQMEQTMAKVMEMDISKQLHAYEVEYHVLQDEMLEGGPLPDDSDRLDKLEKTNVQLKKQNMDLLEKLQAARQKIQTLETSVENFLSRESKMKHMIRSLEQERAVHQKTIERMRSCLPPDALTDVEMTQIKTGPNGKAKTAAKKP from the exons ATGTACCAGCTCTCCAGGCTTTTACACGACTACCACCGCGAGCTGTACAATCACCTCGAGGAGCACGAGATCAGCCCGAGCCTCTACGCAGCACCGTGGTTCCTCACTCTCTACGCCTCACAGTTCCCTCTCAACTTTGTGTCCCGCGTCTTTG attTTGTATTTGTCCAAGGGACTGGGGTGATCTTCAAAGTTGCACTCTGTCTGCTGAGCAGCCGTGAGGGGGAGATAGTGGAGTGCGACAGCTTTGAGAGCATTGTGGACTATCTGAAAACTACACTTCCCGCCCTCAATCAGACACAGATGGAGCAGACCATGGCAAAG GTAATGGAGATGGACATCTCCAAGCAGCTGCATGCCTACGAGGTGGAGTACCACGTCCTGCAGGATGAGATGTTAGAGGGCGGGCCGCTGCCCGATGACTCCGACCGGCTCGACAAATTAGAAAAGACGAATGTGCAGTTGAAGAAACAGAACATGGACCTACTGGAAAAGCTTCAG GCTGCACGGCAGAAGATTCAGACACTGGAGACGAGCGTAGAGAACTTCCTTTCTCGGGAGAGCAAAATGAAGCACATGATTCGCTCTCTGGAGCAGGAGAGGGCAGTTCACCAGAAGACCATTGAACGCATGCGCTCATGCCTTCCCCCTGACGCCCTGACAGATGTGGAGATGACCCAGATCAAAACAGGACCCAACGGGAAAGCCAAAACTGCAGCCAAGAAGCCCTGA
- the tbc1d4 gene encoding TBC1 domain family member 4 isoform X3, with translation MQFRRRAHTFSHLPVKKRISFEGQPASQGRQAPLRRQQSVNPELLQSSPVAVSRTRSVSESESTFSLPSSFSAPTFLKSIYQGSLGSLSSLADSGSLKSNGEGRKRTLSACSSDSVSGGLPLTPRRVSWRQKIFLRVASPMNKPSASMQHPDHPDCRELLPLSPHGLDSGLDPFGRLLPAGDHLSGERPKRTGADYRALWKTAIHQQILLLRMEKENQRLEASRDELHIRKMKLNYQEVGQCSKDSQAWWERKLTAPGRTTVPQDKEEMYRALCQGVPKSRRGEVWLLLSHQHRLRHRLPQRQQAPDIPYHDLLKQLTAQQHSILVDLGRTFPNHQYFSAQLGAGQLSLYNLLKAYSLMDTEVGYCQGISFVAGVLLLHMNEEQAFDMLKFFMYDLGIRQQFRPDMVSLQVQMYQLSRLLHDYHRELYNHLEEHEISPSLYAAPWFLTLYASQFPLNFVSRVFDFVFVQGTGVIFKVALCLLSSREGEIVECDSFESIVDYLKTTLPALNQTQMEQTMAKVMEMDISKQLHAYEVEYHVLQDEMLEGGPLPDDSDRLDKLEKTNVQLKKQNMDLLEKLQAARQKIQTLETSVENFLSRESKMKHMIRSLEQERAVHQKTIERMRSCLPPDALTDVEMTQIKTGPNGKAKTAAKKP, from the exons ATGCAGTTCCGTCGGCGAGCCCACACCTTCAGCCATCTACCTGTGAAGAAACGCATCTCCTTCGAGGGCCAGCCGGCCAGCCAGGGCAGACAGGCTCCGCTACGCAGACAACAGTCTGTTAACCCAGAACTGCTGCAGAGCAG TCCCGTAGCTGTCTCGAGAACGCGCAGCGTTTCGGAGAGCGAGTCCACCTTCagcctcccctcctccttctccgcCCCCACTTTCCTGAAAAGCATTTACCAGGGCTCCCTGGGGTCCCTGAGCTCCTTGGCAGACAGTGGGAGCCTCAAGAG CAATGGGGAAGGCAGGAAGAGGACCCTGTCCGCCTGCAGCAGCGACTCAGTGAGTGGAGGTCTCCCTCTGACCCCACGCAGGGTCTCCTGGAGACAGAAGATCTTCTTGAGGGTCGCTTCACCCATGAACAAGCCGTCTGCATCGATGCAACACCCAG ACCACCCTGATTGCAGGGAGCTGttgcctctctctcctcatgGCTTGGACTCCGGGCTGGATCCTTTTGGGCGCCTGCTGCCGGCAGGTGACCACCTGTCTGGGGAGAGGCCTAAGAGGACGGGGGCTGACTACCGGGCCCTCTGGAAGACCGCCATCCACCAGCAGATCCTGCTGCTGCGCATGGAGAAGGAGAACCAGAGACTGGAGG CGAGCAGGGATGAGCTGCACATCCGCAAGATGAAGCTGAACTACCAGGAAGTGGGCCAGTGCTCCAAAGACTCGCAGGCGTGGTGGGAGAGAAAACTGACAGCCCCGGGCAGGACGACGGTCCCACAAGACAAGGAGGAGATGTATCGTGCACTCTGCCAAG GTGTTCCCAAGAGCAGGCGCGGGGAGGTCTGGTTGCTCCTCTCCCATCAGCACCGGCTGCGTCACAGGCTGCCCCAGCGTCAGCAAGCCCCGGACATCCCCTACCACGACCTGCTCAAGCAGCTCACCGCACAGCAGCACTCTATTCTGGTGGATCTAG GCCGGACCTTCCCCAACCACCAGTACTTCTCGGCCCAGCTGGGCGCCGGGCAACTTTCCCTCTACAACCTCCTGAAAGCCTACTCTCTGATGGATACAGAG GTTGGCTACTGCCAGGGCATCAGCTTCGTGGCtggagtgctgctgctgcacatgaACGAAGAGCAGGCCTTCGACATGCTGAAGTTCTTCATGTACGACCTCGGCATCAGGCAGCAGTTCAGACCCGACATGGTCTCTCTGCAG GTTCAGATGTACCAGCTCTCCAGGCTTTTACACGACTACCACCGCGAGCTGTACAATCACCTCGAGGAGCACGAGATCAGCCCGAGCCTCTACGCAGCACCGTGGTTCCTCACTCTCTACGCCTCACAGTTCCCTCTCAACTTTGTGTCCCGCGTCTTTG attTTGTATTTGTCCAAGGGACTGGGGTGATCTTCAAAGTTGCACTCTGTCTGCTGAGCAGCCGTGAGGGGGAGATAGTGGAGTGCGACAGCTTTGAGAGCATTGTGGACTATCTGAAAACTACACTTCCCGCCCTCAATCAGACACAGATGGAGCAGACCATGGCAAAG GTAATGGAGATGGACATCTCCAAGCAGCTGCATGCCTACGAGGTGGAGTACCACGTCCTGCAGGATGAGATGTTAGAGGGCGGGCCGCTGCCCGATGACTCCGACCGGCTCGACAAATTAGAAAAGACGAATGTGCAGTTGAAGAAACAGAACATGGACCTACTGGAAAAGCTTCAG GCTGCACGGCAGAAGATTCAGACACTGGAGACGAGCGTAGAGAACTTCCTTTCTCGGGAGAGCAAAATGAAGCACATGATTCGCTCTCTGGAGCAGGAGAGGGCAGTTCACCAGAAGACCATTGAACGCATGCGCTCATGCCTTCCCCCTGACGCCCTGACAGATGTGGAGATGACCCAGATCAAAACAGGACCCAACGGGAAAGCCAAAACTGCAGCCAAGAAGCCCTGA